One segment of Saprospiraceae bacterium DNA contains the following:
- a CDS encoding sodium:solute symporter family protein — protein MLLGFIVLYMLGTLAIGWWASRRVKTTADFVVAGKRQPLFMASCALFATWFGSETVMGASSEFAQHGLLGVIEDPFGAALCLLLAGLLIARPLYKLNLFTFSDFFRLRFNKAAEVTSAFFMVPSYFSWIAAQIVALSIVLQAVFGLERAFGVLICTSLVLIYTYIGGMWSVTITDFVQTIAIIIGLVALTVDLVLQVGGFEQMAAVAPEGFLQFFPDPKATDIIAWFAAWMTIGLGSIPQQDVFQRVMAAKNERTAVWSCYASSVMYLTIAFLPLIICYCGRMLYPHLLDDDAQMMLPTMVLQHSGLGMQILFFGALLSAILSTCSGAMLAPATVVGENLVRPLYKDVTDAQLLRIMRLSVVGVAIVTGSMALMRSNIYELVGESSALSLVSLFTPLIAGLYWRGASATGAIVSMIAGMAVWLLTVFILPEEPTDEQGVWWHIPPMLYGFAASIVGMVVGSWWRPERRVDAMGSITAMAERVNQ, from the coding sequence TTGCTGCTTGGGTTCATCGTGCTGTATATGCTCGGCACCTTGGCCATTGGCTGGTGGGCCTCACGGCGGGTAAAAACGACCGCCGACTTTGTGGTGGCTGGCAAGCGCCAGCCCCTTTTCATGGCTTCATGTGCCCTTTTTGCCACATGGTTTGGCTCCGAGACCGTGATGGGCGCGTCTTCGGAATTTGCGCAGCACGGCTTGCTGGGTGTCATCGAAGACCCTTTTGGCGCGGCCCTGTGTCTGTTGCTCGCCGGGTTGTTGATTGCCCGCCCGCTTTACAAACTCAATCTGTTCACGTTCAGCGATTTTTTTCGATTGCGCTTCAACAAAGCCGCGGAAGTTACCTCGGCGTTTTTCATGGTGCCATCGTATTTTAGTTGGATTGCGGCGCAGATAGTGGCGCTGTCCATCGTTCTTCAGGCTGTTTTCGGCTTGGAGCGGGCTTTCGGTGTCTTGATTTGCACCTCGCTTGTTTTGATTTACACTTATATCGGCGGGATGTGGTCGGTGACGATTACCGATTTCGTGCAGACCATTGCCATCATCATCGGGCTGGTGGCCTTGACGGTTGATTTGGTGTTGCAAGTGGGTGGTTTTGAGCAGATGGCCGCGGTGGCGCCCGAGGGTTTTCTCCAGTTTTTCCCAGACCCGAAGGCGACCGACATCATCGCATGGTTTGCGGCTTGGATGACGATTGGCTTGGGCAGCATCCCGCAGCAGGATGTGTTCCAACGGGTGATGGCTGCCAAAAACGAGCGCACCGCCGTGTGGTCTTGCTATGCTTCGTCGGTGATGTACCTCACGATTGCGTTCTTGCCGTTGATTATTTGCTACTGTGGTCGGATGCTTTACCCACACCTGCTGGATGACGATGCGCAGATGATGTTGCCCACGATGGTGTTGCAACACAGCGGCTTGGGAATGCAAATTTTGTTTTTCGGGGCGCTTTTGTCGGCGATTCTCAGCACTTGCAGCGGGGCGATGCTTGCCCCTGCGACAGTAGTGGGCGAAAATCTGGTGCGTCCGCTCTATAAAGATGTCACCGACGCGCAGCTGCTTCGCATCATGCGCCTGTCGGTGGTTGGGGTAGCTATCGTGACGGGGAGCATGGCTTTGATGCGCAGCAACATCTACGAGTTGGTGGGCGAATCGTCGGCGTTGAGTTTGGTGTCGCTGTTCACGCCGCTCATTGCTGGTCTGTATTGGAGAGGTGCCTCGGCCACGGGGGCTATCGTGTCCATGATAGCGGGCATGGCAGTGTGGCTGCTAACTGTTTTTATCTTGCCGGAAGAACCAACCGACGAACAGGGTGTTTGGTGGCACATCCCCCCGATGCTCTACGGCTTTGCGGCGAGCATTGTGGGCATGGTGGTGGGTAGCTGGTGGCGACCAGAGCGGCGGGTGGATGCGATGGGCAGCATCACGGCGATGGCAGAACGAGTAAATCAATAG